From the Caldanaerobius fijiensis DSM 17918 genome, the window CATAGGCTATATATGGGCTGAAAGAGTAATAATTGAGGAACACAAAGTAGTAAAGGAACGCTTTGATGTCATAGGTGCTGCTACTGCATTTGTATTTTTAATATCCCTGCTCATGTATATAAGTAAAGGCAACGCTTTTGGTTGGACATCTCCAACAGGCATAACACTGATTATTGTTGCGGCGATTTTTTTATGTGCGTTTATATATGTAGAAACCCATGTAAACGAACCCATGCTGGATTTTTCACTGTTTAGAAATAGGCTGTTTACGGCAGGCAATTTAAGTGCCCTCTTTAATTTTATGGCGCAATTTGTTATGACATTTTTAACGCCGTTTTTTCTGACGTATAGAGGATTCTCTACAGAAAAATTAGGGTTGATTATGACCGCGTTTCCTCTTACGGTATTTGTGGTTGCTCCTATTTCAGGAATGCTAACGGATAAAATGGGTTCAAGGATTTTGAGTACCATAGGCGCTCTTATATGCTCTGTTGCTCTTTTTTTGATGAGTACTTTACGTAATACATCTGGTGCTATAGATGTTATATGGAGGCTTGCCTTATTCGGAATAGGAAATGGCATGTTTCAATCCCCTAATAATACGGAGATAATGGGAAGTGCGCCAAAAGAGAGATTGGGCATTGCATCCAGTGTGTTAGCTACCATGAGAAATGTAGGTATGGTGCTGGGTATTGCTATTGGTGGGGCTATATATACGGCGCGCAGGGCGTACTTTTTAAATGTATTAGGTTTTGGAAGTGCGGCTGCTACGCTGTATGGACTTAAAGACGCATATGTCGTGTCTGCTGCCATAGGTATTATAAGCGCCGTATTATCGTTTGTAAGGGGAAGTAGGGATATATTGTCTAAATGACAGACTGTTGTGGTATAATTTTACGGGGAGGTGATATTCTTGAAATTAATTTTTTGCGGCGGCGCCATGGAAGTTGGTGCATCCTGTTATCTTGTGAGAGTGGCTGGGAAAAATATTTTGCTGGATTGTGGCATCAGGATGACGTCAAACAAAGATTCGTTACCTGATTTTAGCCTTATACAGGACAATGGTGGGGTCGATGCTATTTTTATAAGCCACGCCCATATAGACCATACAGGTGCACTTCCAGCTATAAGCAGACAGTATCCCAATGCCAGGATATACATGACACAGCCTACAAAAGATCTGGTGAGGGTTTTGC encodes:
- a CDS encoding MFS transporter; the protein is MSEKAYKNRYLILSAVLIGSMMGPLDGSVVNIAMPTLQRYFNVDVGTVSWVSMSYLLVLSSMLLTFGRLGDMLGYKRLFQIGMILFAASSAVCGLSPNIGVLVVARGVQALGAGMMMSMAPAIITKVFPPAERGKALGFNAMAVAVGLAVGPTIGGLLIYAFSWRAIFYINVPIGIIGYIWAERVIIEEHKVVKERFDVIGAATAFVFLISLLMYISKGNAFGWTSPTGITLIIVAAIFLCAFIYVETHVNEPMLDFSLFRNRLFTAGNLSALFNFMAQFVMTFLTPFFLTYRGFSTEKLGLIMTAFPLTVFVVAPISGMLTDKMGSRILSTIGALICSVALFLMSTLRNTSGAIDVIWRLALFGIGNGMFQSPNNTEIMGSAPKERLGIASSVLATMRNVGMVLGIAIGGAIYTARRAYFLNVLGFGSAAATLYGLKDAYVVSAAIGIISAVLSFVRGSRDILSK